The following proteins come from a genomic window of Aquimarina sp. MAR_2010_214:
- a CDS encoding FeoA family protein → MKTTIATLKRGQRALIKEITSDIIPLKLLEMGCLPGNEVELLQTAPFQCPMYLNINGSHLAIRKEIAAQIEVQII, encoded by the coding sequence TTGAAGACTACAATTGCTACACTAAAGAGAGGTCAGCGTGCTTTGATTAAGGAGATTACTTCAGATATTATTCCTCTAAAATTATTAGAAATGGGATGTTTACCAGGAAATGAGGTCGAATTACTTCAGACAGCTCCTTTTCAATGTCCAATGTATCTTAATATAAATGGTAGCCATCTTGCCATTCGTAAAGAAATTGCAGCCCAAATTGAAGTTCAAATTATCTAA